The Drosophila innubila isolate TH190305 chromosome 2R unlocalized genomic scaffold, UK_Dinn_1.0 1_C_2R, whole genome shotgun sequence DNA window TGTacttttattaagaaaatgcaaattaatcattttaattaaaatgcattgtCGCCAATTGCTGTGATTTCGCAACGGTGCATATAAGAAGCTTGtcatttacaataataataacaatttaattgtcaCCAGTCACGCATTTCACTCATGTCTTTGTTACTGGAATCGCGTAAATGATATAGCATATTAAGCCGACATACTTACAGACATTTGAAGTAGCTTTTActattatttactatttacaACCTTCATTCATGACTCATGCGCAGCCAACTTAACTAGGTAAACAGTCATGCGCAGCCAACTTAACAAGCTGATGCACGCTTGTAGTGTTGCCAGATAGTTTTCAGCGAatccattaaatattttgagaaaACCTGTAAAAACTTTGAGTAAATATGTCATAGCCAGATCATTTTCGCATTGTAGATCCTCATAGTTGTAATCTGAGTGGCTTTCATTGCCATTTTCCATGCACAACTCACGTGCTGTCATTGAGGACACGTTCGGCCAGTTGATTTCGATTAGTTTTTCAATTGTAAACGTTTGACAGTTACAATATTACGAATTGATTGCTTATGAAGAATCAATGGGCTGAAAGATGAGCTGTATCACATGACAAGTACGTGATACACGccctacctctctctctctctctttttcactCTATCCCCTTCCACTCCAGTTTTCGGGGCTTGAAATGGCTTTTTATAAAACAGGCGCATCAggtttttggtttatttatacaatGCGACAGTCAGCGCCCCAAAATGAAACCGATTAACTATCAATCTCTGACGTCAGAGTGACGTCGCAAAAGAGCCTCGTTTACATCCATGTACgtgtatactatatacataaatacatagtaTATAGTGTATGTGCACTCTTATCGATTGTACGAGGAGCAGGCCTCACATGAAGGTCGAATTTGTTGATTTAGCAATTGCAAGTTTAAGGTTATGCTGCACATTTCCTCAACGCCGCAACACCTTTCCCCCAGCCCTCTCTTGGGTATCCCTGGTACAGCTCGTTGctatttttgcacatttttgtcGTTTCTCTTTTGCTCGTCTTGTAATGCGCTTAGCGTTCTTGGCAGGAAGGGGATGGGAGAGGGAAGAGGAAAGAGGCTAGAGGGGAGAGTTCGGTAATCAGGAAATCATTTTATATGGCTTTGGCGCATGTGAAAGTTGCATAATTGGGCCCAGTGGGTCGTGAATCAGTATTGAAGGCTGGTCCCAAATTGGCCAAGTAAACAAAAAGGTAAAcagaaaagaaatgaaaacagcaaacaacatccaaatgttgttgctgtccatGACTCAGAACTACACATACTCACAGCTTTCGTCACACCTGTCTACATTTCTGTCTCTATCTGCCTTTCTATTGCCATCTCTATCGCTGTTTCTGTGGCTCTTTTGCTGTcttttttgtgtactttttaTGGTCCAAACGACCTTCACACCAGCAGCCAAATCATTTGGCCACTGCCCACTCGGAACACCCACTCATCATCTTTatcagctgttgttgcctttttcaAGTTTATCAGCCTTTTGATTTTATCTATGTATTATATCTTTTTGTTTACTCTCACTAAATTCTTAAGAATAAAcgattgaaaaataaaacgcaaaATCAAGAAATTGCGAGTCGAATTGTTtatctttctttttgtttgctctttaatttatttatgttgtattcttcaagtttttaaatgcCACATGATGctgttttgttgtatttgtttattttatgggtgtcaaaaaagaaatagtaCTAAACTTTTTTTAGCCGAAAATTTTAAGAGTATGGTAATCACAAAGAAGTGAGTAATACTTTTTGAATACTTGAGATAAAGTAAAAGtttacattaaaaacaatttaattattttagaatttatagGATGACTTAAAGTCGAGTTACATTTAGAAGATgctttttatagttttctCAGCGGGGGATATCCACTTGGCGCTTGACAACAAACGGCAGACATTTGAAAATTAGAATATATACTAATCTATCTTTAGACTGGCAACGCGTCTTCTCACATCAATCGAATTGGGGTGGTAGAAAAGAGGGCAGAGCAGAAAAGAGGGCGAAGTAAACAAAGCAGCAGTTAAGACCTTTTAGCTAAGGAATCTGCAGAAGAAATGTACtgaattgtttataatatatgtattttcaaatttaagaaaagaaTAAGCTAATTCAATACAATAATTGTATGCTGCTTTTCGTTTTCTAGTTTTCCAAAGTTCAAACAGCTGCTAAATGAGCAGATCTCAACGGTTCCAATTACCCCATAtagttgtatttaattaatcatcGATTCATCGACTCAACTGTTGattgacttttatttatttttgcacgttttcaatttcaattgccagTTTGGCTGCAGTTTCATCAAATCATCAAATgctattgcttttgtttgcaattgaaatttaaaatgcacttTTACAATTGACGTTGAGAGTCAAAGTCTACGtagatgtcgatgtcgatgacTGTGGTTAATCATTTATGGCCCAGTTAATTACACTggttgttttgcttttagccttaatttgcaaataaactCGCATTGTTTTTGGGCCACTTTTCGTTTTATGACCTGTTTACAAAAGTACATGTGCATATTCCACATTCGATTCGTTATCTTATCAGCTGCTCTTATCAGGCGGAACGAGCGTGCCAATTGCCACGCTGCCGCTGCGGGAAAGCCAACGTTGGGAATAAAGGGCAAGTGGGGCAAGTGTTTCATCATCTTAACTGCAGAAGCTGCACAGGTAGAGCCCATATATagcttacatatatatgctaCATATCTATATCTGgctttataaatatgtatgcataaaCGAGTTTTCCAGTCCTCTCGCAGGCTACATAAAATGCCTATTTTGATAGTGTAACTGATAATGCGAAAAAGAAACAAGAGAGCTCAGACAACAGTGCAGCGTCAACATGGGAATACCCTTtcctaaaatatatattttattttcaagagagaaactaaatttatatgaattttttaaagtcaTAAATCGATTCTAGGTTTTGAGCTGAAATTTACAGTATTTATGAAAAccgttttgtattttatatgcattCCCTTTTCGAAGGCTTATCAGGTATAAAATGTTCCCCATggaataaactgaaaatacaaTCTAAAAATGCTGACTTTTGAATACGCTCTCGAAAATATTCttgaaatttcttataaaactTGGAAGTATAATAATACTCGATCAGATCTTTgttatattgtattatatatttagacATAAATATGTGTTATTTCATCATATTTcgattacatttatttattattatatgtgtTGCTCATTCtctttataaaagaaaaaaggcCCTGGTtagggtatataaaaatacactaCGCAGACGAAGGCACGTTAACATTGTCGACGATGACGAAGACTCCGTCGCAGCCGtcggcgtcgtcgtcgctgtcgtcgtcgCCTCGTCTCGAGCGGTTTCTTGGGTTGGGGCAGCGTTGGGTTAAAGGGGTATTCGAGCAAATTTCTCGACGTTTTTGCCACAGTCGTTGGCCGAACGTTGAGGCATTTGGCTGTTTACATTCGTCTCGTATTCTCGCATTCGCAATCGGATTCGCATTCGTGTTTCACATCGCCATTTGGCTTTGTTAGTTtggccaaaaaataaatgaaatgtgtcTAGTTGAGTGCGTTAACATTTTGTGATGTACCCTGGGCAAAAGTATCTCAACATAGTAAGCTCTGTTGACGGATATGAAACAGACTAGAAACAATAATCTGTGAAATTTAGTTTAGAACAGAACTCAGCAAACGTTGCTTGGTATTGTaagcaacatttaaaatttcaataaaaataataacaactgAAAAGTGAATACATACAACAAATATCAATTATATCGTGCGTAGCTTCTTAATAGACGTgacaaaatgttgaaattattCAAGAAAAGCAAAGATAAAATGCCCAAATCGGAAATAATAACCGAACCGAAAGAGCCAAAAACTCCGCCGGTCTCAAAATGTGGCAAGTCGCTGCTGCTTGACAATACGCGATGGGAGGCaagtatataaatagtatTCCTATATCTTATATATAGCTAATTGAACTGTGAACTGTGTGGCGACAACTTGGCCTTGACGATAATGACAAGCCATATCTATATGAACTGATACTTATCGCCTTATTGTAGtattaacacattttataAGACTTTTAACGCAGCTGACATATCTCGAGTACTTATAACTAAGACTCGTTCACGGTTGTAAATATATCTCATATATATTTCTGATccgtatatatataattctgtttgaaaattaacaaattgcgTCATTAAGTTTGTACTTTCCGGAAAAAAGCATGAGTCTGCTGCCCTAAATATACCAATTAAAATAGCTAAGGTAGGGTAGTTTAACTTTATCATTCAACTTGAAACACAATTCATTAAGGGCGCTTTAAGTATGCCTTGTCttgtgattttttaaattaatctttttGCGACACGGCAAAAACTGAAGTTCTACTTGTTTTTGGCGCTTATCGaacaaactgataaaattaTGGCTTATAACAGTATTTGTGTGTACTCTATATAGagttgtataaatatatttatggctGGCTGATAAAtagcaaaaagaaataacaaaacaatcaACAGAGCATTGCACGAAGTGTTTTATCTAATCTATACAATGTCTGCCCCTATCGTAAACCATATACTATATAGAGATTGACGTTTGTAAGCTCAAAGGAAATGTGTAGGCGATAAAAAGAGTATATAGAGTATAGAGTATATGTGAAAAGTAAGTAACGATTACATAGAGAAGTCAGCGAAACACGCGATCTAagtaggaaaataaaaaaaagaaagaataacAAACCAAAATAGGTGCATTTCAAATTGAGTTGCATTTCCAGTTAGATAAGATGTATAACAATGTATAACTTTGAAATTGTGGCTAATTGCCCCACCTTTTCCCTTGTGTACTTACAGCGTCGCCTGCACAAAGAGCTTATGTCCCTGATCAAGGAGCCGCCACCGGGCGTGACTGTTGACACCGAAAGcgtacaacaaaatttatccGAGTAAGTgtatatacacgtacatatatatatatctctctatttctctctgtgtgccacatttgccacatgcCCGCAACTGGGCCAAGTGCGCGAAACTCGTTTAGCTTAATTTAGCAgcttttaattgtttacttttgtgttaatgctgcttttaattacagatggaaaataaatattaaaggtTTCGAGGGCACACTCTACGAGGGCGAAGACTTTCAATTGCTGTtcaaattcaacaacaaatatcCCTTTGATTCACCAGAGGTGAGTACGCTGATAAGAGTCTTAATAGAGATAATTCATATTATCATACGATCGTTCGTTGTTTAGGTAACGTTCATTGGCAGCAATATTCCCGTGCATCCGCATGTCTATAGCAATGGCCATATCTGCCTATCCATATTGACCGAGGATTGGTCGCCGGCGCTGTCGGTGCAATCGGTGTGCCTTAGCATAGCCTCCATGTTGAGCAGTTGTCGCGAGAAGAAACGGCCGCCGGACAATACACTCTACGTGAAGACCTGCAACAAGAATCCCAAAAAGACTAAATGGTGGTATCACGGTACGTATACGTGATATTCACATCTGCTCAAAAACTtactccctctctttctctccctctctcgctttttgtttatttgcttattgcAGATGATTCTGTTTAGTTAGCGTTGCAATTTATGACTACTGCCTGCTTGCTTGTGTTGCGCTTACAACAACACCAcaaccaccaccaacaactacaacatcaacaaaccATATGGCAATTTGTTGCTCGCCGGCAAGGACAACGCCTTATAGCGatcttaacaacaacaacaacaagcaataaCTACAACTAAAACAATCAACAACGTCAGCGTCAAGCCAACCCACTAATTATTTGaaacaacaacttgaaaactatttaagGCCTAAACACTTTAGGTGTAAATTAGCTGTGACAGTTAAAGAAATCGTTGTTACTTTTTAAGCTACATACACacaacttacacacacatacacacaaactcaGCCACAGTGCACAGAGAGCAAAAGGCAAAATGTCGCTGGTTAAACAGTAAAATAGTTAAacattatatacaaatatatagacaactataaatatattcaatttatactaagcaaatggcaaacaatcaacaaacaagaaaaaaacaacaacaccggCGCGAGCAACAAAAATCTATAAACAACAACTGTATAAAACcacaaaacaatataattaaatgttaacattttaaattagaatgtAAGCCCGAAATTAGCgtctaaattaaatgttatggATAACTTAAGAATTAAGCCTACTCTGTGTAAtgtgaaaagcaaacaatCAGATGTCCTTTTTGATGTTGCTACCaggctgtggcagcaacattcCAAGTCAACATGCTGCACGCTGACCTGGAGCAATTAACCATAAACAAATCCAATTTAAttgtaacttttaatttatatatatatatatgtatgtataaatgttTGTATAAAGCATGGCCTTGGGTTTCCAATTGATAAACGAGACTCAAGCGCAACTTGCATCACGCAACGTTAGTcgaaaacatttgaaatgtattCATAATTGTATATgtactattttatttgttataatatattaaga harbors:
- the LOC117783116 gene encoding ubiquitin-conjugating enzyme E2 W isoform X1, giving the protein MLKLFKKSKDKMPKSEIITEPKEPKTPPVSKCGKSLLLDNTRWERRLHKELMSLIKEPPPGVTVDTESVQQNLSEWKINIKGFEGTLYEGEDFQLLFKFNNKYPFDSPEVTFIGSNIPVHPHVYSNGHICLSILTEDWSPALSVQSVCLSIASMLSSCREKKRPPDNTLYVKTCNKNPKKTKWWYHDDSV
- the LOC117783116 gene encoding ubiquitin-conjugating enzyme E2 W isoform X2, which codes for MSSMSPSERRLHKELMSLIKEPPPGVTVDTESVQQNLSEWKINIKGFEGTLYEGEDFQLLFKFNNKYPFDSPEVTFIGSNIPVHPHVYSNGHICLSILTEDWSPALSVQSVCLSIASMLSSCREKKRPPDNTLYVKTCNKNPKKTKWWYHDDSV